One bacterium genomic region harbors:
- the cobU gene encoding bifunctional adenosylcobinamide kinase/adenosylcobinamide-phosphate guanylyltransferase, translated as MPDGSDRTAARPGELLLILGGARSGKSTTAERLARDGGRVLFIATAEALDEAMQKRIAAHRRYRPEHWDTLEEPIHVTRAVRPLIDRYDTFVLDCLTLWVSNLLLQDEEASDTEGAVLETVGRLLDLIDAADGRWILVSNEVGQGIVPASPLGREYRDVLGRVNQLVASRADKAYLMVAGLGLELKSLAHRSSGPAQGDSRLEAG; from the coding sequence ATGCCTGACGGCTCGGACCGCACCGCAGCTCGCCCCGGCGAGCTGCTACTCATCCTCGGCGGGGCTCGCTCCGGAAAGAGCACCACGGCGGAACGCTTGGCGCGGGACGGGGGCAGGGTGCTCTTCATCGCCACCGCCGAAGCGCTTGACGAGGCGATGCAGAAGCGCATCGCCGCTCACCGGCGCTACCGGCCGGAGCATTGGGACACCCTCGAGGAGCCGATCCATGTCACCAGGGCGGTCCGGCCCCTCATCGATCGCTACGACACGTTCGTCCTCGACTGCCTGACCCTGTGGGTGAGCAACCTCCTCCTCCAGGATGAGGAGGCCTCCGATACCGAGGGCGCGGTCCTCGAGACGGTGGGGCGCCTGCTCGACCTGATAGACGCCGCGGACGGCAGGTGGATCCTGGTCAGCAACGAGGTCGGCCAAGGCATCGTGCCCGCATCACCGCTCGGAAGGGAGTACCGGGACGTGCTGGGCCGAGTGAACCAACTGGTCGCGTCAAGGGCGGACAAGGCCTACCTGATGGTGGCCGGCCTGGGCTTGGAGCTCAAGTCCCTCGCGCATCGCTCATCAGGTCCGGCCCAAGGGGATTCTCGCCTCGAAGCCGGGTGA